The following proteins come from a genomic window of Maylandia zebra isolate NMK-2024a linkage group LG22, Mzebra_GT3a, whole genome shotgun sequence:
- the gnb3b gene encoding guanine nucleotide-binding protein G(I)/G(S)/G(T) subunit beta-3b has translation MAAEKAEMDALKKECDGLRAQIEAARKAVNDGSMSAAASGVDSVGRVQLKLRKTLKGHLAKIYAMHWSADSRQMVSASQDGKLLIWDCFTGNKLVAVPLKSAWVMSVAFAPSGNLVASGGLDNICTVYNIKAASPKTLRELDAHTGYLSCCRFLSDSEILTASGDTTCCLWDLETGKLKVNFTNHIGDCMSLALSPDMNTFISGACDSLAKLWDLREGACKQTFSGHTSDINAIAFFQSGNAIITGSDDCQCKMYDLRADQEVISYQDASLNAGVTSLALSSSGRLIFAGYDDFNCHIWDSLKGEKVGVLSGHDNRVSCTGVPDDGMGVCTGSWDSFLKLWN, from the exons GCGGCCCGCAAAGCTGTGAATGACGGCAGCATGTCTGCAGCAGCATCAGGGGTGGACTCAGTGGGTCGGGTCCAGCTGAAGCTCAGGAAGACACTCAAGGGTCACCTGGCTAAAATCTATGCCATGCACTGGTCAGCTGACTCCAG GCAGATGGTCAGTGCATCACAGGATGGAAAGCTGCTCATCTGGGACTGTTTCACAGGGAACAAG TTGGTTGCTGTTCCACTGAAGTCTGCTTGGGTGATGAGTGTCGCCTTCGCCCCTTCTGGTAACCTGGTGGCCAGCGGTGGTCTGGACAACATCTGCACAGTTTACAACATCAAGGCGGCCAGCCCCAAAACCCTCAGAGAGCTGgacgcacacacag GTTACCTGTCTTGCTGCCGTTTCCTTAGCGATAGTGAGATCTTGACAGCCTCCGGTGACACCACCTG CTGTCTGTGGGACCTGGAGACCGGCAAGCTGAAGGTCAACTTCACCAACCACATTGGGGACTGCATGTCGCTGGCTCTCTCCCCCGACATGAACACCTTCATCTCTGGAGCCTGTGACTCTCTGGCCAAGCTGTGGGATCTGAGGGAAGGCGCCTGCAAGCAGACTTTCTCCGGACACACCAGCGACATTAACGCCATTGCT TTCTTCCAAAGTGGTAATGCCATCATCACAGGCTCCGATGACTGCCAATGCAAGATGTACGACCTGCGCGCCGACCAGGAGGTGATTAGCTACCAGGACGCCAGCCTGAACGCCGGGGTcacatctctggctctctccaGCTCAGGCCGCCTTATCTTTGCAGGTTACGATGACTTCAACTGCCACATCTGGGACTCACTGAAGGGAGAGAAAGTCG GCGTGCTCTCCGGTCATGACAACAGGGTGAGCTGCACCGGCGTCCCTGATGACGGTATGGGCGTCTGCACAGGATCCTGGGACAGCTTCCTCAAACTGTGGAACTGA